The following is a genomic window from Phoenix dactylifera cultivar Barhee BC4 unplaced genomic scaffold, palm_55x_up_171113_PBpolish2nd_filt_p 000772F, whole genome shotgun sequence.
TAATATTAGTACGGTTCATAGTTGTATGTCACCGGCAATAAGATAGTAGATGTCGCTTGGAGGAGCCATGGTGGTATTAACAAACATCAATATTTGATACATCAATTATAGTATTAGTACATGTACTCTGTATATTTTGGCAAAAACGCATGCATTGTTTAAACGTATGACGTAAGTTCTTGTGATTCAACCCCTTCCATTTTGGCGTGCAAAGTCTTTTTCAACCAATAGAGTGAGAATAGAGATTGTAGAAGATAAAATACCAGAAGTTCATGGTTGTATTTatgtgagatacgggctgaagccggcagccccagccgacttcagcccgactcttcttttgggaagagccggaacagaggatcgcgatggcgatcctctccggctcctccggggaCAAACAGGGCAAGGGCGCCGCGGGATACCCGCGGCACCCCCCCCTCCGGTAAATCCGCGGCCAACCGCGGCCGCGGATCTCGCtcgaccgccgcgattttcgcggcggagggCCGTTACGATGGGACGATAAAACCCCATcttaccttccggctagccattttgggtgaggttttggggtgttacaaatggtatcagagcggacccggctcataacttatgtggactaggggacactgcagcacagatccatttggggttgaccacggaccgatcgtgatgtttgtgattagatttgaatggatttggggTTGAGCACaggacgtcaggacttgaatgggaggagtatgtgaggatccgtgcgggcgtgtgtttagtcccacatcggttattcgctgggtagatcttgggtacttatacaggatcaaggaacccaaataataccttccggctagccattttgggtgaggtcctggggtGTTACAATTTAGGTGGCATTTAACTCCTCAAGAaacaaattaaaacaaaacacaaaaggaaaaaataaaagaagagaaaggaaggaaTAACAAACCTTAATTTGGCTTTGTAGACCGCCAATTCCACACTTGTTCTGTAACAGTGCATCAATATGAGCGCTTAGTGAATAAAGTCTATTAAAAATTGTGATTGGCAGCATGCACGGCTACATGGTGCACATCATATACGATAGATTTTCTCCATGGCACTTATCATACGAACACTAATATGAATAATAGATTTTAAATCCTTCTCGCATTCCAATTATCCTTAATAATATGAAGTCATAGATTAATTAAATTGTAATGTCCAGGCCCAATACAGACCAggcccaatactgtagggcccaGTTAAATAGTATTGGGCCAGGGAAGGGTTAGCAGGCCTTGCAGGCCCAAGAAGAGTAGGCTGCCATCTCCCCGAGGGCTGAAAGGACAGTACCACCAGGTGGCCAACGGAGAGACCCCCCCACAGAGCATGCACAACAGAAAACCGCCACCTCTTCCTTCCCTCGGCAGCCGAGCTGTGAGCTGGCCGGAAGGGGAGGGCAGCTGGTGGCTCCCGGGGCtctgaggaaggagaggatgccACCTCTCCTTGGGGTCAAATCCTAAGCCAAGTTTTTATAGCCCTAAAACCTGCTAACCCTGATTTTTGATATACCCTCCTAAACCTCTAACCCCCTGGAATTACTGTGCCAGAGAGCTTGGCCCTGGAGCTGGAAGCAGAAGGTACCCCACAGCcctaggagaagaaggagggactTTGCCGAGAAGGAGGCACTGCCCAACCCCAGTCTACTGAATCAAGGTAAGGGCCCTGTAAGTAGGTCTCTAGGCAAGAGACAGGGTGGAGGTATCCCTCTGtgggtattctcccctctgtttcattgatgaaacagaggggaggagaccGGCACCGAGAGGAGGAGACCGGCACGGGAGAGAGACAGGAGGGGGACTGTGGGCCGGACCCATGGGCTGCGGGCCGGACCTACAGGCCGCGAGCCGGCCTGAGAACGGTCCGAACCCGAGCCCAacgccacccgggccgagcccaaccgGACTCGGCCCGCGGATGACCGGCCCCGGCCGGGACCGCCCTCGGACAGAAGGGCAGCCAAGGGGTCGCCGGGTCTGGCCGTACCGGCGACAGGCGCAGCCCCGAGGCCGCCAGCCTCAGCCgagcgccccccccccccccgcctctCCGCCGGCGAAGAGGTGGCGGCGCGGCTCccgcacacaaaaaaaaaaaaagagaagaagagaaaaaaaaaggagaagagggtGAACGGAACTTACCTcggaccacggccttacctcgccgtggtcggagccggtgAAGACCCGGAGGAGATCCGGCGTCGATCCCCCCCCTCGGCTTTTCCCTTCTTCTCTGGCGTCACTTCGGAGAAGGGGAGAAAGGGGACCGGCCTCCCCCGCCGCTGTCCCGAGAAGGGAGCACCACTCCGGCCGGCGGATCGGAGGGCACTCTATCTCCCCGGCCGCCTGCGAAAAAGGAGGAGACGGGAGGCGGTGGGGAACCGGAGgaaggggggagagggagagacgcGGGCGAAAGGGGGAGGGGCAGAAGCCTCTGGAACCTCccggaagaaggaaaaaaaaagagaaaggagggccTTAACGGGCTAGCGGGTCGGATCCAAGTCCAgatccgaaacccgttaggccCAAATGGTTCAAATCGATTGGGTGAGCCCAAATGAAGGGTCGATCCAAGCCCAATCAGATTGGATGGGTCAATTAGGCCTAATTGGTGTTGGGTCTGAATCCGACCAAGCCtgaatgaacccaaattaaGTAAATTGGGCTAAATCCGGACACAATTAAACCCAATTCAGCTGGGTCCGAACCATGTTCATAACAGGTTGACCCCAGCAAGCCCAATCAGCCCTAAATCAAGCCCATACCAGGCCCAATTAAATTGGCAGAAGGCCAAATTGGCTAGGAAAAGTGGACTTAACCACAAATCAGGCCCAACCTTTCCCTTAGAGGCCCAATTAGGCCTGGTAGACTCAAATTTACTTTAATTGGGCTAAAATTTATGATAAATAGAGGATAATGTGAGTCTTATAAAATGGTTCCAGGAATTAAAGACTCGTCGTCCGGACTCAAAGAATTGATAACAACTTATTGTgagtaacctgttctaatcctgttatggatcatgtcatgttattaatgtttcctaagcatttattttaagtatatatgtttcatgcatgatatgttacaatgcataagtaacttgcatgatctcagaagctatagctatgtatgcaacatgatgatgctgatattttaatcatgcatgtaagtttataaaatcttagctagccaagaggcactattataatgggctcaaagatgctactgatcgaatgcaactgagctggccttgctagtggccgagaataacttcgctggccttgctagtggccgagaatgactagctggccccgccagtggccgaatggacttcgcagtagcatccgagagaatggaccacggcatgccgggggcacgatttcatatgcatattttatgaaaatttttgtgatttgcactactgctttgtttaaaatgcatacatattatgccatgatgattattagataaatatacatgtcagcttctcaaaacctGATTTACATGTTCAGCCTActagttgatccggtaggattatgcaggattacttgctgagccgtgtagctcacgtctgtttatgcttcgttttctttcagatcctcaccagtgatcgccatcagatatgtttttattttgttacagagcttcgttatttttggagaagcttatatacttttgtacatttgaacagtatagaagttctgtatttttggtatcAATCTTCAAGGTTgtaatgcacatattttaatatatgaaagtttgaaatcctttttggctacctgttacccctgtatgaggctgcgtgctactgtgggcaatagtcggcaatagcacggccgtgtcacggatccgggtccggggcgtgacatatagtggtatcagagccttaggTTAAACAATAGAATAACCATAAAATGCCTAGGGCAAAGGATAGTTAAGAGTGTTGCCatcatgaaaaatattataatatgctAGTTTATGGTAATCTTATTATGAGAACTTGTGACTGCCAGGCGATTGTTCGAGAGATATGGACGACGACAGGAGACCACCCTCCCCGGAGCCTAGTGAGCAGTCGGCCCCCCCAGATACTCCACGGTCTGCAGCGGGTCAGGCAGGCCTAGCCGGAGTATATCAGCTCATGGCACAAGTGCTGCAAGGGCAACAGATGATGCAGCTGGCCGCTATGCCATCAGCAGACTCCTGCTATGAGAGGTTCCGCCGACTGAACCCCCCGACCTTTGAGGGTGGGTCTGACCCCATGGCGGCAGAAGCATGGATCCGGGAGATGGAGAAGATGTTCCGAGCCCTCCACTTTCCTGATGAGGTGACAGTCCGACTGGCGACCTCTATGCTGACAGGAAATGCCGAATACTGGTGGACGGCCATGGAGACGGCTTATGCCGTTGACGGACTCACCTGGAGGGACTTTAAGAGGATGTTTTACAACCAATATTTTCCAGACTCAGTTCACCTAGCGAAgcagaatgagtttttgacGCTGACCCAGACCGACCAGATGTCCGTTCTGGAGTACGCCAATAAATTCAACGAACTGGGACGATTTTGCCCCCAGTtcagggaggaggagagaagcAAGGTAAACAGGTTCGAGCAGGGGTTGAGGTACGGGATTCGGTCCCGAATATCCTCCCATCTATCCTCGAGCTACAAGGATGTACTGGACCGagccttgaaggttgaggctGACCTAATACGGtccgggagagagagggaggacctGAAGAGGACCCGGTCATCAGGAGCACCGAGTAGAGGGTCCGGGGGCAGCAAGGGGCCTGTGCCCAAGAAGAAACCGAGCAGAAGCTGCCCCACCTGTGGCAAGAACCATAGCGGTACCTGCTTGAGCAAGACCGGGGCTTGTTTCTCTTGCGGGCAGACAAGACACATCGCCCGCGACTGCCTGAGTCGAAAGAAGGACAAGCCCAGACATACTGCATCGGAGGACCAGAGATCGAGGGGTAACCCTCGGGTTTTCGCACTGACTCGACAGGATGCCAGTGCTAGCGATCAggtggtgacaggtacacttCCAGTCAACTCGGCCCCTGCCCTcattctatttgattctggttctaCGCATTCTTTCGTGTCAGTTAACTTTTCCAGACAATTACATGGCATACCTGAGAAATTATTAGAACCATGTTGCTACACCCCTTCAGAAAACCGTAACTGTTGACACTAAATATAGAGATTGCATAATTCAGATAGGGGAAAAAGAATTAGAGACAAATCTTCTACAGcttgacatgcaagactttGATATTATCTTGGGCATGGACTGGATGTCACAGTATCACGCCCACATTGATTGTTACCATAAAAGAGTGGTATTTCGAATACTTGGGgagcaagaatttttctttcaggGCGACATACCCCTTCAAGGTGCTCCTACACTACACTTTATTTCTGCCTAGAAAGCTGGAAAGGCTCTGAGAAAAGGGTGTATGGCCTATCTGGCCTGTGTAATGGATACCCAAAAAGAGGTCAAACTGGAAGACATTCCAGTGGTCAGAGAATACCCGGATGTCTTTTCGGAGGAATTACCAGGATTACCCCCAGACCGAGAGATCGAGTTTACTATCGACCTCGCACCAGGAGAGGGGCCAGTCTCCAAGGCTCCTTATCGGATGGCCCCTGCTGAGCTGAGGGAATTAAAGGTACAACTACAAGAACTCCTGGATAAATGGTTCATCCAGCCCAGTGCATCGCCATGGGGAGCTCCTGTCctgtttgtgaaaaagaaagacgggagtatgcggctatgcatcgattaccgggaattgaacaagataaccataaagaacaaatatcccCTACCTCGGATCGATGATCTGTTTGATCAGCTGCAAGGCgcccaagtcttctccaagatagatttgAGGTCGGGATACCATCAGCTGAAGATCAAATCTGAGGATGTGCCAAAAACTGCATTTCGAACCAGGTATAGGCATTATGAATTTCTggttatgccttttggactgaccaatgccccggctgcatttatggacttaatgaaTAGAGTCTTTAAGCAATATTTGGATCAGTTCGTGATAGTTTTCATCGATGACATTTTGATATACTCAAAAAGCCGGAAGGAACATGAAGACCATTTGAGGGTGGTGCTACAAATCCTTCGAGAGAAAAGGCTGTACGCCAAGCTGAacaaatgtgagttctggctgGATAGCGTGGCGTTTCTCGGCCATGTGATCTCCAAGGAAGGAGTATCAATGGATCCCAAGAAGATAGAAGCGGTGGTGGATTGGCCTCGTCCTACCAATGCCAAGGAAATTAGAAGCTTTTTGGGATTAGCCGGGTATTACCGGCGATTTGTGGAAGGGTTCTCCAAAATAGCTACTCCCTTGACCTATTTGACTAAGAAACGGGCCAAGTTTATCTGGGACGACAAGTGTGAGAAgagcttccaggagcttaaACAAAGGTTAGTTTCTGCCCCAATTTTAACATTGCCGTCCTTAACTGGGGAATTTACCATCTTTagtgatgcttccaagaacgggctaggctgtgtattgatgcaagatggcaaggtggtagcctatgcCTCAAGACAGCTGAAACCCTATGAACAGAATTACCCGACACATGACTTGGAGCTGGCCGCGGTGGTGTTCGCCTTGAAGctttggagacattatttgtATGGCGAACACTTTGAAGTGTACACTGACCCCAAGAGCCTAAAGTATATATTCACCCAGAAGGAATTGAATATGAGGCAAAGAAGGTGGTTGGAACTCCTGATGGACTATGACCTGAGTATTAAGTACCACCCAGGGAAGGCCAACGTGGTGGCTGATGCCCTAAGCAGGAAATCAGTAGTGGGCTCCACCGCATTACTCACCACTCAACCACAGATTCAGGGGGATCTCGATAAACTGCAGGTTGAGGTGGTTACCCGAACTACAAGAAGTTGGCTGGCCGCCTTGAGTATACAACCAACCTTGATTGACAGAATAAAAGTTGCCCAGCAGTCTGATGACCACATCTGCCAGCTCAAGGATGAAGTGGAGAAAGGGTTGCAACCCGAGCTCCAAATGCACCCAGATGGCACTCTAAGGTTTGGCCACCGACTGTGTGTACCGGCAAATGTTGACCTAAAAAGGGAAATCATGGAAGAGGCCCACCAATCCCGATTCTCTATTCACCCGGGTAGTACTAAGATGTACCGGGACCTTTGGGAACATTACTGGTGGAAGGGGATGAAGAGAGAGATAGCTGAGTTTGTGGCCCGATGTTTGACCTGTCAGCTAGTAAAAGCAGAGCACCAGAGGCCGGCAGGGTTGCTGGAACCAATAGAAATtcctgaatggaagtgggagcacaTCATGATGGATTTTGTTACAGGACTCCCTAGAACCGTAAGGAAGAACGATGCGGTGTGGGTGATAGTTGACCGTCTCACCAAATCGGCCCATTTTCTACCATTCAGAATTGGTACTCCTTTAGACAAGCTGGCCCAATTATACATCGACGAGATTGTACGCCTGCACGGAGTACCAGTGAGCATCATTTCTGATCGTGACCCCCGATTCGTGTCCAGATTCTGGAGAAGCTTTCAGAAGGCCATGGGTACCGGACTGAGGCTCAGTACAGCATACCACCCCCAGAC
Proteins encoded in this region:
- the LOC120107131 gene encoding uncharacterized protein LOC120107131, giving the protein MDDDRRPPSPEPSEQSAPPDTPRSAAGQAGLAGVYQLMAQVLQGQQMMQLAAMPSADSCYERFRRLNPPTFEGGSDPMAAEAWIREMEKMFRALHFPDEVTVRLATSMLTGNAEYWWTAMETAYAVDGLTWRDFKRMFYNQYFPDSVHLAKQNEFLTLTQTDQMSVLEYANKFNELGRFCPQFREEERSKVNRFEQGLRYGIRSRISSHLSSSYKDVLDRALKVEADLIRSGREREDLKRTRSSGAPSRGSGGSKGPVPKKKPSRSCPTCGKNHSGTCLSKTGACFSCGQTRHIARDCLSRKKDKPRHTASEDQRSRGNPRVFALTRQDASASDQVVTGTLPVNSAPALILFDSGSTHSFVSVNFSRQLHGIPEKLLEPCCYTPSENRNC